A window of the Streptomyces griseochromogenes genome harbors these coding sequences:
- the dpdF gene encoding protein DpdF: MRDSWIGAQQLFDAWPFVVPTPSESEYGGTLRRLKDALDGLTEQRASWRDVAALTRQILLEAQASGNTFGLSVPTGAPLPTRQQWEQVHCHALPDGRRVLVTARLWHPGGEDQKADEAATYDLEKVHLGESLQTHLELEPCPADPFWIRALGSDYAQYKSIGQRQAARAVALAEPGSTVIACLPTGHGKTALVQAPALLASNRTGVTLVVVPTVVLALDMERRAQELLTSRGRRSPSGRYAYIGGLDENLKQQIREDIRAGKQRIVFTNPESLVSGLKSALEDAAEAGHLHYFVIDEAHLVEQWGEGFRPEFQTMSVHRRTWLSAAPPGRAPVTVCMSATLTEQQVATLEKLFADPEPAEIVWGAQVRHEPSYYIDAFTDEEQRTEAILRAIDRLPKPLALYVTERKDAKAWLDRLRTAGFARVADVAGYSSPDERRSAVEGWSGRSASGPMPTRYDIVVGTSAFGLGVDLPDVRSVVHACLPETVDRYYQEVGRTGRDGRPSVAYLASAPRDEPVAEGINRQAIIGADKAWSRWRWMWTLRDKTYPRQRHYLVNLDSIPDNVHDTSEANRDWNIRTLNLMLRAGLIGLHVPEPPQRYDDEPRAAFQERLDRFYEVASTHVDVTLEDAQTNDEEHFRSRFEAERRRSITAQRQALADLRTLLRGDRCTGEVLSTYYRVQQGGAPLLTGVNCRGCPSCRTTGLPQENGFYKLAGDPHPLVPAPSRTSHDPLRSMRGTASCLSLWWGTETDRQVKVPRLLEMLALRGMNVIGGPGITPSLAEALQEDVAPRPIICDTDADLLRFYEGPIVWVLDDDPSPMDRVLRSRLDSPDVTYLIHPRSTPDPSRPGLAFGALHAQSYSVQTALESF, from the coding sequence GTGCGTGACAGTTGGATTGGGGCACAGCAACTCTTTGACGCCTGGCCGTTCGTTGTCCCGACGCCGTCGGAGTCGGAATACGGCGGCACATTGCGACGGCTCAAGGATGCCCTCGACGGCCTGACTGAACAGAGGGCCTCGTGGCGTGACGTGGCAGCACTGACACGGCAGATCCTTCTCGAAGCTCAGGCCAGCGGAAACACCTTTGGCCTTTCAGTTCCAACTGGAGCACCGCTGCCCACGCGACAACAGTGGGAACAGGTGCACTGCCATGCGCTCCCGGACGGCCGTCGTGTCTTGGTCACAGCCCGACTGTGGCACCCTGGCGGGGAAGATCAGAAAGCTGACGAAGCAGCCACGTACGACTTGGAGAAGGTCCACCTCGGGGAGAGCCTCCAAACACACCTTGAGTTGGAGCCGTGTCCGGCTGACCCTTTTTGGATCCGCGCTCTCGGCAGCGATTACGCCCAGTACAAGTCAATCGGGCAGCGGCAAGCTGCGCGCGCTGTGGCACTCGCAGAGCCTGGCAGCACTGTCATCGCTTGTTTGCCGACCGGCCACGGCAAGACCGCCCTCGTACAGGCTCCGGCTCTACTCGCAAGTAACCGTACCGGTGTCACGTTGGTCGTGGTGCCGACTGTCGTGCTCGCGTTGGACATGGAACGTCGCGCCCAGGAGTTGCTGACCAGCCGCGGACGACGAAGTCCCTCCGGTCGCTACGCTTACATCGGCGGCCTTGACGAGAACCTCAAGCAACAAATACGAGAAGATATCCGGGCAGGTAAACAGCGGATAGTCTTTACAAACCCTGAATCTCTCGTTTCCGGACTTAAATCTGCACTGGAAGATGCTGCCGAGGCAGGTCACCTTCATTACTTCGTCATTGACGAGGCCCACCTCGTCGAGCAATGGGGCGAAGGGTTCCGACCTGAGTTCCAAACCATGTCTGTCCACCGTCGAACCTGGCTGAGCGCAGCACCACCCGGACGTGCACCCGTGACGGTCTGCATGAGCGCCACACTCACCGAGCAGCAAGTAGCCACGCTCGAGAAACTCTTCGCAGACCCCGAGCCGGCCGAGATCGTTTGGGGCGCCCAGGTGCGCCATGAACCGAGCTACTACATTGATGCCTTCACCGACGAGGAGCAGCGCACCGAGGCAATCCTTCGTGCCATCGACCGTCTACCGAAACCACTAGCTCTGTACGTGACAGAGCGGAAAGACGCCAAGGCGTGGCTCGACCGCCTGCGCACAGCCGGCTTCGCACGAGTAGCTGATGTCGCTGGCTATTCCAGCCCCGACGAACGCCGAAGCGCAGTGGAAGGCTGGAGCGGCCGGTCCGCTTCGGGCCCTATGCCTACCCGATACGACATCGTCGTAGGAACTTCAGCCTTCGGCCTGGGCGTAGACCTACCCGACGTCCGCAGTGTGGTGCACGCCTGCCTGCCCGAAACCGTCGACCGCTACTACCAGGAGGTAGGGCGCACAGGCCGGGACGGACGTCCGTCGGTGGCCTACCTGGCCTCCGCCCCCAGGGACGAGCCCGTCGCCGAGGGCATCAATCGGCAAGCAATCATCGGTGCAGACAAAGCGTGGTCGAGGTGGCGGTGGATGTGGACGCTCAGGGACAAGACATACCCACGTCAGCGTCACTACCTCGTCAACCTCGACTCCATCCCGGACAACGTCCACGACACCTCGGAGGCAAACCGCGACTGGAACATCCGCACCTTGAACCTCATGTTGCGCGCCGGGCTCATCGGTCTCCACGTTCCTGAGCCGCCCCAGCGATACGACGACGAACCACGCGCAGCCTTCCAGGAACGCCTCGACCGGTTCTACGAGGTGGCATCCACGCATGTGGACGTAACACTCGAAGACGCTCAGACCAACGACGAGGAGCACTTCCGGAGTCGGTTCGAAGCGGAGCGCCGGCGCTCAATCACCGCGCAGCGACAGGCCCTAGCCGATCTCCGCACCCTGCTACGCGGCGATCGATGCACGGGCGAGGTTCTCAGCACCTACTACCGGGTCCAGCAAGGCGGTGCCCCGCTGCTGACGGGGGTGAATTGCCGAGGCTGCCCCAGTTGCAGAACGACAGGCCTTCCGCAGGAGAACGGCTTCTACAAGCTGGCCGGAGACCCTCATCCACTGGTTCCAGCTCCTAGTCGGACCAGCCACGATCCACTCCGAAGCATGCGTGGCACCGCGTCCTGCCTCAGTTTGTGGTGGGGGACCGAGACGGACCGCCAGGTCAAGGTGCCTCGGCTGCTGGAGATGCTGGCCCTTCGTGGCATGAATGTGATTGGTGGGCCAGGGATCACCCCATCTCTAGCCGAAGCTCTTCAGGAGGATGTGGCACCGCGGCCGATCATCTGCGACACCGACGCGGATCTGCTCCGCTTCTACGAAGGCCCCATTGTGTGGGTTCTGGACGATGATCCGTCACCGATGGACCGGGTGCTCAGGTCGCGGCTTGACTCACCAGATGTGACCTACTTGATCCACCCGCGAAGTACGCCGGATCCAAGTCGCCCAGGCCTGGCCTTCGGTGCTCTTCATGCTCAAAGTTACTCCGTTCAGACCGCGTTGGAGTCGTTCTGA
- the dpdG gene encoding protein DpdG, with protein sequence MALINVDASRPDPMWAVVRLLAHSKKPVPLNGARALLSPPTLSSGDKDASEMFNKAVKTLRELGLLHVAESTGELTLMGPAEHLDGQDWDAFAAALRSAVFAPERNSGLGDNDEQRESRDLTRALAWFLTLDPMGPAVDWDQAQDLMKETPLKSEAGPAVVNAERWRPFCDWASALGLAARPLLSGGPGTRLVPDCTAAVRYVMQSLWEPGRQVNAVTAVRSVREHLPVLAGGQYSLTLHLPNPGDRVAGSALSFALLRGNDEGWLRMELDSDAALVLQVTDPEQPSSPRYVSDITIQEAPNA encoded by the coding sequence ATGGCCCTGATCAACGTGGACGCCTCGCGCCCCGACCCCATGTGGGCAGTCGTCCGTCTACTGGCCCATTCGAAGAAGCCGGTACCACTCAACGGCGCCCGCGCTCTGCTGAGCCCACCGACCCTCTCATCCGGTGACAAAGACGCGTCGGAGATGTTCAACAAGGCCGTCAAGACGCTGCGGGAGCTCGGGCTGCTCCACGTCGCCGAATCCACCGGTGAGCTGACGCTCATGGGACCCGCTGAACATCTCGACGGCCAAGACTGGGACGCATTCGCGGCTGCGCTGCGCAGCGCCGTCTTCGCACCTGAGCGCAACAGTGGTCTGGGGGACAACGATGAACAGAGGGAATCCCGAGACCTCACGCGTGCCCTGGCATGGTTCCTCACGCTAGATCCCATGGGCCCTGCTGTGGACTGGGACCAGGCGCAGGACCTTATGAAGGAAACCCCGCTCAAGTCCGAGGCGGGACCGGCTGTCGTAAACGCCGAACGATGGCGACCGTTCTGCGACTGGGCCTCGGCGCTGGGGCTTGCAGCACGGCCACTCCTTTCCGGCGGACCCGGAACTCGATTGGTACCCGACTGCACCGCCGCAGTCAGATACGTCATGCAGTCCCTGTGGGAGCCGGGCCGACAGGTGAATGCGGTGACAGCCGTCCGAAGCGTCCGCGAGCACTTGCCGGTGCTTGCTGGCGGCCAATACTCCCTGACGCTCCACCTGCCCAACCCTGGTGACCGCGTGGCGGGCTCTGCTCTCTCCTTTGCACTGCTCCGCGGCAACGACGAGGGCTGGCTGCGCATGGAACTCGATTCCGATGCCGCATTGGTGTTGCAGGTGACCGATCCAGAGCAGCCTTCGAGTCCGCGCTACGTAAGCGACATCACGATCCAGGAGGCCCCGAATGCCTGA
- the dpdE gene encoding protein DpdE, with protein MSSGFAVGQLVEFTGAPGIGRVGAMDGEMLRVDFFESVAEEVVHSERVPARSCWRAKLEAETRVYWREPSTGDWLAGRVTGEHLPEYFIQVPNKKWNERANECDLRVRWDRPVHDPLQVLTSGGGESGFFRDARLPFLRDLVAQRAACANMAALLSSAAEVFPHQIRAAMTVLTDPVQRYLIADEVGLGKTIEAGFVIRQTLLDDPQARIAVVAPESLRRQWDKELRNKFFVDDFPAAQIVITSHETPEKWSAYHNSALVVVDEAHALVHNADEGLSPYRELAALAHSAPKLLLLSATPVTSHYTTHLGLLHLLDRDLYSWDDREAFEHRYALRAELADSVYALDATFTFLLRSTLDDIRRILPSDPRFEHLADRIVECLTEDDDLRDEVEPDELSLRVEELRGHISETYRLHRRVIRHRRDQVERPEDDSEEGEPYAVRGRKLSDVITLPSTFDAVETALTEWRIGVSSSLLDAGLEDQTTAYARILGVLMSRTGGPFDDFVDALRWRVRGDGEAAQRAGLSAQEQAMLAAPPLIPAEVEALDELERHLDEAEGNQPLKATVNALVPTLNRGGRIVVFCGAGVLAHQLAANLRRLSRTACVVDHTAQAGAAASEDAVTKWRTAPGTSVLVADHTAEDGLNLQAASAVVHMRLPWNPNQLEQRIGRVDRYPSGESVSQLDKASQYVLSASAEDEALGTAWLNLLRDGYEVFSRSVSTLQDAIAEGRDAVWSDALRDGPSGLASAQQRVQDQLREARQQIEKMDMLEAIYLDVDGRDSMVKNLRGLELEWKEIQRGVFRYTSAGSGGINIRHYERTAGKTVFDLVGSRPQVPPRLYVAQTAALDPAMAQGTFNRSRALRDPGTRLFRLGNPFIDALAALSDIDERGQATAYQRVDPSHMGDPEPYFGFDFLVEADASVAAEAMANRKEVKRALQRQADLLLPPFTRRVWVRAGSTEALTLASALEWLNESYDNRGCQNLSGQRIRVLIDVFGGWSEFRHAAETAEKVARDELFRITDLKALCAEAQERGRRRLAVTRAQAEARRAAGRLLREDESQLADVKTAGLLIDGLMQPSVRLMAATCVLRAGRKGAQASA; from the coding sequence ATGTCTTCGGGCTTCGCGGTTGGACAACTCGTCGAGTTCACGGGGGCCCCGGGCATCGGCCGGGTTGGCGCCATGGACGGCGAGATGCTGCGCGTCGACTTCTTCGAGTCAGTCGCCGAGGAGGTCGTCCACTCTGAGCGTGTGCCGGCGAGGAGTTGCTGGCGTGCCAAACTCGAAGCTGAAACGCGGGTCTACTGGCGCGAACCGAGCACCGGAGATTGGCTCGCTGGCCGGGTCACGGGGGAGCACCTCCCGGAATACTTCATCCAGGTCCCAAACAAGAAGTGGAACGAGCGCGCGAACGAGTGCGATCTCCGAGTGCGCTGGGACCGCCCCGTTCACGATCCCCTCCAAGTCCTCACGAGTGGTGGTGGCGAGTCGGGGTTCTTCCGCGACGCTCGGCTTCCCTTCCTGCGTGACCTCGTTGCCCAACGGGCTGCTTGCGCGAACATGGCTGCGCTGCTGTCCTCGGCTGCCGAGGTCTTCCCACACCAGATCCGCGCGGCCATGACGGTGCTCACTGACCCAGTGCAGCGATACCTCATCGCAGACGAAGTAGGCCTCGGGAAGACCATCGAGGCTGGGTTCGTCATCCGGCAGACACTCCTGGACGATCCGCAGGCACGAATAGCGGTCGTTGCCCCCGAGTCACTGCGGCGCCAGTGGGACAAGGAGCTCCGCAACAAGTTCTTCGTCGACGACTTTCCGGCAGCCCAGATTGTGATCACGTCCCACGAGACGCCGGAGAAGTGGTCCGCGTACCACAACAGTGCACTTGTCGTCGTGGACGAAGCCCATGCCCTGGTGCACAACGCCGACGAGGGCCTCTCGCCCTACCGGGAACTAGCCGCCCTGGCTCACTCCGCACCGAAGCTCCTGCTCCTGTCCGCGACCCCCGTGACTTCGCACTACACTACTCACCTCGGCCTGCTGCACCTGCTCGACCGCGACCTCTACAGCTGGGACGACCGCGAAGCTTTCGAGCACCGCTATGCCCTACGAGCCGAGTTGGCCGACAGCGTCTACGCCCTGGACGCCACCTTCACCTTCCTGCTGAGGTCCACGCTCGACGACATCCGGCGGATCCTCCCCAGTGACCCTCGATTTGAGCACCTTGCAGATCGGATCGTCGAATGCCTCACCGAGGACGATGACCTCCGCGATGAAGTAGAACCCGATGAACTCTCCCTGCGCGTAGAGGAGCTGCGGGGGCACATCAGTGAGACGTACCGCCTCCACCGCCGGGTGATCCGACACCGGCGCGACCAGGTGGAGAGGCCAGAAGACGATTCCGAGGAAGGCGAACCCTACGCTGTCCGCGGGCGGAAACTCTCGGACGTCATCACTCTGCCATCCACCTTCGACGCGGTCGAAACCGCCCTTACGGAGTGGCGCATTGGCGTCTCGAGTTCCTTGCTCGATGCCGGGCTTGAAGATCAGACCACCGCGTACGCCCGCATCCTCGGCGTCCTCATGTCCAGGACGGGCGGGCCCTTCGACGACTTCGTCGACGCCCTGCGCTGGCGAGTCCGCGGCGATGGCGAGGCGGCGCAACGAGCCGGTCTCAGTGCCCAGGAGCAGGCCATGCTCGCCGCGCCCCCTCTCATCCCTGCAGAGGTGGAAGCACTCGACGAGCTAGAGAGGCACCTCGACGAAGCAGAGGGCAACCAGCCGCTCAAGGCGACGGTCAACGCCCTCGTCCCCACTCTGAATCGCGGTGGACGCATCGTTGTCTTCTGCGGTGCGGGCGTGCTGGCACACCAACTCGCGGCGAACCTACGACGGTTGTCTCGTACAGCCTGTGTTGTGGATCACACCGCACAAGCCGGAGCGGCAGCTTCCGAGGATGCGGTCACGAAGTGGCGTACGGCGCCGGGGACGTCCGTCCTTGTCGCCGACCACACCGCCGAGGACGGGCTGAACCTTCAGGCCGCGAGTGCCGTCGTTCATATGCGCCTGCCGTGGAATCCCAACCAGCTCGAACAACGGATCGGACGGGTTGACCGTTATCCCAGCGGCGAGTCCGTCAGCCAACTCGATAAAGCCAGCCAGTACGTGCTCAGCGCAAGCGCCGAGGATGAAGCCCTTGGCACGGCATGGCTGAACCTGTTGCGTGACGGCTACGAGGTCTTCTCGAGGTCAGTGTCGACACTGCAGGACGCCATCGCAGAAGGCCGCGACGCTGTCTGGAGCGACGCCCTACGAGATGGCCCGTCCGGGCTCGCGTCCGCCCAGCAACGAGTTCAAGATCAGCTCCGCGAAGCGCGCCAACAAATCGAGAAGATGGACATGCTCGAAGCCATCTACCTCGATGTCGATGGCCGGGACAGCATGGTCAAGAACCTCAGGGGGCTAGAACTGGAGTGGAAGGAGATTCAGCGCGGTGTCTTCCGGTACACGAGCGCAGGATCTGGTGGTATCAACATCCGCCACTACGAGCGCACAGCCGGCAAGACCGTCTTCGACCTCGTAGGGTCACGGCCGCAGGTGCCGCCGCGGCTCTACGTGGCGCAGACCGCGGCGCTGGATCCTGCCATGGCTCAGGGCACGTTCAACCGGTCCAGGGCTCTGCGTGATCCTGGCACAAGGTTGTTCCGCCTAGGCAACCCCTTCATCGACGCGCTCGCCGCGTTGAGCGACATCGACGAACGTGGCCAGGCCACTGCCTACCAGCGCGTGGACCCCAGCCACATGGGTGACCCGGAGCCCTACTTCGGCTTCGACTTCCTGGTTGAGGCCGACGCCTCCGTGGCGGCAGAGGCGATGGCCAACCGGAAAGAGGTGAAAAGGGCGTTGCAGCGCCAGGCCGATCTCCTCCTTCCGCCGTTCACGCGCAGAGTGTGGGTGCGGGCTGGAAGCACCGAGGCGCTGACATTGGCCTCGGCGCTCGAATGGCTGAACGAGTCCTACGACAACCGAGGATGCCAAAACCTGAGTGGCCAGCGGATTCGTGTTCTCATCGACGTCTTCGGTGGCTGGTCGGAGTTCCGTCATGCTGCTGAGACCGCCGAGAAGGTCGCACGCGACGAACTCTTCCGCATCACTGACCTGAAGGCACTCTGCGCCGAGGCCCAGGAACGCGGTCGCCGGCGACTCGCCGTGACTCGGGCGCAGGCAGAGGCCCGCAGGGCTGCCGGTCGCCTCCTGCGTGAGGACGAAAGCCAACTGGCAGACGTGAAAACCGCCGGCCTGCTCATCGACGGCCTCATGCAGCCCAGCGTACGGCTCATGGCTGCAACCTGCGTTCTCCGCGCTGGGCGAAAGGGGGCCCAGGCAAGTGCGTGA
- the dpdH gene encoding protein DpdH yields MPDFRGKVCWDPATAANTISVEAISPSPAVFRATHAPLRIQRARLDGRQLVLEGQPVDERTVLHDFLNHESNSGALLMPIVGESGSGKSHLVRWVREHLELVDDGRRDREIIYLEKHRTSLKAVVQSLIAKADSDELKQLKAEIDKFTADIDASVLARRLIHSLNETLVAETGRGVSGPARQLFGPHGLGALLDDPHVSEFMLQPAKFVPQLATYLLRDRTKGDKDRPPKFTVDDLPLDITDVSKASALAKKWVQVLSAKAELQEIAIDLLNEHLETAINRSFNLGMGRLLEAMTLVREEYHRQGKEIILLIEDFALIQGVQKDLLDALVEAAHREGATRLAPIRTLMAVTTGYFRDLPETALTRVQANLGYAYDLDVPFSEEDTGEEAIASFVGRYLNAARIGKDRLEQVGGAEPPNACDACPLQPRCHDAFGASADGFGLYPFNRSALTRMVHSTASKDEPWGFVPRTVLGSVVRPILIEHAGSLRRGEFPDEAFSESFPTADIDTTLDTTVRSFIDTNDQVAGTRRKLILEFWGDAAAQGIEIDPTVMEAFALSPMAAGAQTPLRQPRREAEPSPQPSASPGTAKTEEKTYPPSVQRSLQNIEEWVTRGDDLKQDHARAIRTVIATAVAERYRWNAPLMQAQSNVKEKGWPNNATVVSIEGSAVAGITGADSAPIQFKRSATNSRFFQSLIRAQYGLDQVRGEDIRRLATLAERHAGSLASRVQRNLEVTDDGLVLGLRASVLGAVLAGRCWPGMSIEELLAAAVDDGDAWEGTGVMSRPDRWTAALNQHLAARSALVKRIRAGIGISQGSRGAVGMIDAARAVPLLEEATATWAWETPAGSIPEWVKPAVKPFASWSALIDGQVTMLKGWLSDIRMRQPRSTPGNHTLASIRTAVDRAREVSLSLSAQRAGELDALLEQAGAVEWTTISTLEDDLSRCFDDDRPEAARLTARIRTAAQDRGASIEVIRNLLCVADEWLDEALKGAELRASSSAAKSAAVGVQELIAEWRSLAVEGADQS; encoded by the coding sequence ATGCCTGACTTTCGCGGAAAGGTCTGCTGGGATCCCGCAACAGCCGCCAACACCATCAGCGTGGAGGCGATCTCCCCTTCTCCTGCCGTTTTTCGGGCCACTCATGCACCGTTGCGCATCCAACGTGCACGGCTCGACGGCCGGCAACTGGTGCTTGAGGGACAGCCGGTCGACGAGCGGACGGTTCTTCATGACTTCCTGAATCATGAGTCCAACAGCGGCGCACTCCTTATGCCTATCGTGGGCGAGTCCGGGTCGGGAAAGTCTCACCTCGTCCGATGGGTCCGCGAGCACCTTGAACTGGTCGACGACGGGCGCCGTGATCGCGAGATCATCTACCTTGAGAAGCACAGAACAAGTCTCAAGGCAGTGGTGCAAAGCCTGATCGCCAAGGCAGACAGTGACGAACTGAAGCAACTCAAAGCGGAGATCGACAAATTTACCGCTGACATCGACGCATCAGTGCTGGCTCGGCGGCTGATCCACTCCCTCAACGAGACTCTCGTAGCCGAGACCGGCCGCGGTGTCTCGGGGCCGGCGCGGCAACTCTTCGGCCCTCATGGTCTCGGAGCACTCCTTGACGATCCGCACGTCAGCGAATTCATGCTCCAGCCCGCGAAGTTTGTTCCACAACTGGCCACGTACCTCCTACGAGACCGCACCAAGGGTGACAAAGATCGCCCGCCGAAGTTCACAGTTGATGATCTGCCGCTAGACATCACAGATGTCAGTAAGGCTTCCGCACTGGCCAAGAAGTGGGTACAGGTTCTCAGCGCCAAGGCCGAACTCCAGGAGATCGCGATTGACCTCCTGAACGAGCACTTGGAGACTGCGATCAATCGCAGCTTCAACCTCGGCATGGGCCGCTTGCTGGAAGCGATGACCCTTGTCCGCGAGGAGTACCACCGACAGGGCAAAGAGATCATTCTCCTCATCGAAGACTTTGCTCTCATTCAGGGCGTACAGAAAGACCTGCTGGATGCTCTTGTCGAAGCCGCTCACCGTGAGGGGGCGACACGGCTAGCCCCCATCCGCACCCTTATGGCGGTAACGACTGGCTACTTCCGTGACCTGCCAGAGACCGCCCTCACCCGTGTACAAGCAAACCTGGGCTACGCGTATGACCTCGATGTGCCCTTCAGCGAAGAAGACACCGGCGAAGAAGCCATCGCTTCATTCGTTGGCCGCTACCTCAACGCCGCGCGCATCGGCAAGGATCGATTGGAGCAGGTAGGCGGTGCCGAGCCGCCGAACGCGTGTGATGCCTGCCCCCTGCAGCCGCGTTGCCACGACGCGTTTGGAGCATCAGCGGATGGATTCGGGCTCTACCCCTTCAACCGCTCAGCCCTGACTCGCATGGTCCACTCCACCGCTTCGAAGGATGAACCGTGGGGGTTCGTCCCCCGAACGGTGCTCGGAAGTGTGGTGCGACCCATTCTCATTGAGCACGCTGGATCGCTGCGGCGTGGGGAGTTTCCCGATGAGGCCTTCTCCGAAAGCTTCCCTACCGCTGACATTGACACGACGCTTGACACAACCGTGCGATCGTTCATTGATACCAACGATCAGGTGGCCGGTACACGCCGGAAGCTGATCCTTGAGTTCTGGGGCGATGCGGCTGCTCAGGGCATCGAGATCGATCCCACGGTGATGGAGGCCTTTGCTCTCAGCCCGATGGCTGCCGGAGCCCAAACCCCTCTGAGGCAGCCACGGCGCGAAGCTGAGCCTTCCCCCCAACCCAGCGCCTCGCCGGGCACTGCCAAGACGGAAGAGAAGACTTATCCGCCGTCCGTTCAGCGGAGCCTTCAGAACATCGAGGAGTGGGTGACCCGCGGCGACGACCTTAAGCAGGATCACGCCCGAGCCATCCGCACTGTCATCGCCACGGCGGTAGCCGAGCGGTACCGCTGGAACGCGCCGCTCATGCAGGCGCAGAGCAACGTGAAGGAGAAGGGCTGGCCCAACAACGCCACCGTCGTCAGCATCGAAGGCTCTGCTGTCGCAGGCATTACAGGTGCCGATAGCGCGCCGATCCAGTTCAAGCGGAGTGCGACGAACAGCAGGTTCTTCCAGAGCTTGATCCGTGCGCAGTACGGGTTGGACCAAGTACGCGGTGAGGACATCCGCAGGCTCGCGACCCTGGCCGAGCGGCACGCGGGTTCGCTGGCGTCCCGAGTTCAACGCAACTTGGAGGTCACTGACGACGGCCTTGTCCTCGGCCTACGGGCATCCGTACTAGGAGCGGTTCTTGCTGGCCGGTGCTGGCCTGGCATGAGTATCGAAGAACTCCTCGCGGCAGCGGTGGACGACGGCGACGCTTGGGAAGGTACCGGCGTAATGTCGAGGCCGGACCGGTGGACCGCCGCCCTCAACCAGCACCTGGCGGCCCGAAGCGCCCTGGTGAAGCGTATCCGTGCTGGTATCGGCATCTCGCAGGGAAGCAGAGGAGCCGTGGGCATGATCGATGCAGCCCGGGCAGTCCCTCTGCTGGAAGAGGCAACAGCCACCTGGGCGTGGGAAACGCCGGCGGGCAGCATCCCCGAGTGGGTGAAGCCCGCAGTCAAACCATTCGCGTCATGGTCCGCGCTGATCGACGGGCAAGTCACGATGCTCAAGGGCTGGCTGAGCGACATCCGAATGCGGCAACCCCGCAGCACCCCGGGGAATCACACCCTGGCCAGCATCAGAACTGCCGTCGACAGGGCAAGAGAGGTCAGTCTGTCGCTGTCCGCCCAACGAGCAGGTGAACTCGATGCTCTCCTCGAGCAGGCAGGTGCTGTGGAGTGGACCACGATCTCCACTCTGGAGGATGACCTGAGTCGGTGCTTCGACGACGATCGCCCCGAGGCGGCGCGTCTGACTGCGCGCATCCGCACGGCCGCCCAGGACCGCGGAGCCTCCATCGAAGTTATCCGGAATCTGCTTTGTGTCGCTGACGAATGGCTTGATGAGGCGCTGAAGGGTGCCGAGCTGCGGGCGAGTTCGTCGGCTGCAAAGAGTGCAGCCGTGGGCGTGCAAGAACTCATTGCCGAATGGCGTTCCCTGGCAGTTGAAGGGGCTGATCAGTCGTGA